In Rutidosis leptorrhynchoides isolate AG116_Rl617_1_P2 chromosome 2, CSIRO_AGI_Rlap_v1, whole genome shotgun sequence, one genomic interval encodes:
- the LOC139889548 gene encoding uncharacterized protein, which translates to MTVSNNPKIWSTKLDEAIKEINLDLERAKEKWVTQLHELEELRFEAYDNSLAYKEKTKCWHDARLKDPKEFHPNDKVLVFNSRSKFSPGKLKSRWTGSYIVKKSYPTGYVELYGNGNTFKVNGHRLKVYRDDVNAIELDDIKLYPK; encoded by the exons ATGACAGTTAGCAATAACCCTAAGATTTGGTCAACCAAGCTAGATGAG GCAATTAAGGAGATAAACCTAGACCTAGAAAGAGCTAAGGAAAAATGGGTGACGCAGTTGCACGAATTAGAGGAGCTTAGGTTTGAGGCATACGATAACTCTTTggcatacaaagagaaaactaagtgTTGGCACGATGCCCGACTCAAAGATCCTAAGGAATTTCACCCAAACGATAAGGTCTTAGTTTTCAATTCTCGCTCTAAGTTCTCACCTGGTAAGTTGAAGTCTAGATGGACGGGTTCATACATTGTTAAGAAATCTTATCCTACAGGTTATGTGGAGTTATATGGGAATGGGAACACTTTCAAGGTAAACGGTCATAGATTGAAGGTTTATAGGGATGACGTCAATGCTATTGAGCTTGATGACATCAAGCTCTACCCAAAGTAA